In Deinococcus psychrotolerans, the genomic window CTCTACGAGCAGCTTCAACGCGCCTCCCTCACCCGCATCCTGGAAAACCCCGAAGACGTCGGCGCGGCGCTCACTGCTACCCGGATGGCCCGCAGCTTGGAGCGCCTCGGCGACCACGTGGTCAACGTGGCCGAGCGGTTGGAAGCCAACATGTTGCAGGCCGGCGACTAAACTTTCCGCGCTACTCCGTCCAGCGCTTGAACACCAGCACCGCGTTCTGACCGCCGAAAGCAAACGAGTTGCTCATGGCGTAGTCCACCTGCTTTTCACGCGCTCCGTCCGGAATAAAGTCTAAGTCAAGCGCTGGGTCGGGGTCGCCCGCCAGATTGATGGTCGGCGGCAAAATTCCGTCGCTGAGCGCCTGCGCCACCGCGATGGCTTCCATTGCGCCCGCCGCGCCGAGCAGGTGCCCGGTCATGGATTTGGTGCTGCTGACGGCCAGCTTATAGGCGTGATCGCCGTAAACACTTTTGATCGCCAGCGTTTCGTTGAGGTCGTTGGCGGGGGTGGAAGTGCCGTGCGCGTTGACATAGCCGATCTGTTCGGGGTTGACGCCGCCGGATTTGAGCGCCTGACGCATGGCGACCTGAGCGCCCCGGCCTTCCGGCGCGGGCATGGTGACGTGGTAAGCGTCGGCGGAGGTGCCGTAGCCCACCACTTCGGCGTAGATTTTGGCTCCGCGCTTTTTGGCGTGTTCCAGTTCTTCCAAGACCACCACCGCGCCGCCTTCACCCAGTACAAAGCCGTCGCGTGAGGCCGCGAAAGGTCGGCTGGCCTGTTCAGGGTCGTCGTTGTGCGAGGCGGTCAGGGCGTGCATATTGCCAAAACCGCCGATGCTCAGGCCGGTGATGGCCGCTTCCGCGCCGCCCGCCAGCATCACGTCCGCGAGGCCGAGCTGAATGATCCGCGCAGCGTCGCCAATCGCGCCCGAG contains:
- the fabF gene encoding beta-ketoacyl-ACP synthase II, whose product is MEIKRVVITGLGPVSPIGLGAETFAQAQREGKSGIGPITHFDASACRAQIAGQVNDDLSPFIEAREAKKLDRYVQLALAAADLAVEHSGLSKEELAGERTGTLVGSGIGGMKTFEDQAKVMVERGPSRISPLFIPMMIANMATGHIAMRFGATGPSSTVVTACATGSGAIGDAARIIQLGLADVMLAGGAEAAITGLSIGGFGNMHALTASHNDDPEQASRPFAASRDGFVLGEGGAVVVLEELEHAKKRGAKIYAEVVGYGTSADAYHVTMPAPEGRGAQVAMRQALKSGGVNPEQIGYVNAHGTSTPANDLNETLAIKSVYGDHAYKLAVSSTKSMTGHLLGAAGAMEAIAVAQALSDGILPPTINLAGDPDPALDLDFIPDGAREKQVDYAMSNSFAFGGQNAVLVFKRWTE